One window of the Eucalyptus grandis isolate ANBG69807.140 chromosome 6, ASM1654582v1, whole genome shotgun sequence genome contains the following:
- the LOC104452314 gene encoding disease resistance protein RPS5: MDFANSLLQLVSNLWGLASKPLGYICNLKDNVEALGKATGDLEAVSGDVKETVEREEREGGVRRTNQVENWLCKVQEFEGGVDQVLEEARECDRIKCFSRCLPQNCWPSYKLGKRVDRLLNEARELQGKKREFSNFTSPLPSPAILAIPMAKTVGLDISLNEVWKWLADEKKTGMFGLYGMGGVGKTTLMKQINNELLCTNLKFDVVIWVVVSKQVNEDNIRDVVRKGLNIKDEIWDGWSQNHRVHHLLNILAEKKFVLLIDDVWARLDLYEIGVLPPSPKNGSKVVFTTRSKQVCHQMGANETCEVSCLKPEEALTLFEKNIGKSLENCDDDIQRLAKDIAKECKGLPLALITVGRAMAGREHPHEWHYALTTLRDKPHQLSGMEEVYHILEFSYNSLSDSIIKFCFLYCCLFPEDYLIDSHDLIELWIGEGLLGDTDDVYNMRKSGEYVLGSLKMACLLESETVIKLGLQFVKIKMHDVIRDMATWIARDHGKKNKLLVIEREEDMSTKGMSKWGEAEKVSLWGKWILNIHQAPLGCSQLRTLIVRETKVSVLPGGFFESMAACLMVLDLSNNNNITSFPEGICNLISLQYLNLSRTGIRELPKEISNLTRLQWLLLNNTRKFLIFKGAIASLPLNVFSSWESSLENEEEVVEELGRMQGLTDLSIKVNKSSSALKIFQSFQRCIRRVGIKNCEGLTHIPISHSLKGSSNFSHLEVLNFVNCRMLVKMEINQGIGQAPNCYCFPSLVEVIVSDCGFWTCLGSCTLRNSRAWGSTSVIRWRK; the protein is encoded by the coding sequence TGAAGGTGGAGTAGATCAAGTTCTCGAAGAAGCCAGGGAATGTGACCGAATCAAATGTTTCAGTCGTTGTCTTCCTCAGAATTGCTGGCCGAGCTATAAATTGGGGAAAAGAGTTGATCGATTGCTCAATGAAGCGAGAGAGCTCCAAGGTAAGAAAAGAGAATTCAGCAATTTCACATCACCATTGCCTAGCCCGGCAATACTTGCGATACCTATGGCTAAGACCGTGGGGCTTGATATTTCCCTTAATGAAGTGTGGAAATGGCTAGCGGACGAAAAAAAAACAGGAATGTTTGGATTATATGGAATGGGCGGTGTGGGAAAGACCACCCTCATGAAACAGATCAACAATGAGCTTTTGTGCACAAATCTTAAATTCGATGTCGTTATTTGGGTGGTGGTGTCAAAGCAAGTGAACGAAGATAACATTCGAGACGTCGTAAGGAAAGGACTGAACATTAAAGATGAGATCTGGGATGGATGGTCTCAGAATCATAGGGTCCATCATTTGTTGAACATTTTGGCTGaaaagaagtttgtgttgttgATTGATGATGTATGGGCAAGGCTGGACCTTTACGAAATCGGAGTTCTTCCTCCTAGTCCAAAGAACGGATCCAAGGTAGTATTCACAACTCGGTCGAAGCAAGTATGCCACCAAATGGGAGCCAACGAAACATGCGAAGTATCGTGCTTGAAGCCTGAAGAAGCTTTGACATTATTTGAGAAGAACATCGGCAAATCGCTTGAAAATTGTGATGATGACATTCAACGCCTGGCCAAGGACATTGCTAAAGAGTGTAAAGGGTTGCCATTGGCCCTTATTACCGTCGGGCGAGCCATGGCTGGCAGAGAGCATCCCCATGAGTGGCATTATGCACTAACAACTCTCAGGGACAAACCGCATCAACTGTCAGGTATGGAGGAAGTGTATCACATACTAGAGTTCAGTTATAATAGTTTAAGCGACTCTATCATtaaattttgtttcctttactGTTGTCTCTTCCCTGAGGATTACCTCATAGACTCGCACGATCTTATTGAATTGTGGATTGGAGAGGGCTTGCTAGGAGACACCGATGATGTATACAATATGCGGAAGAGTGGAGAGTATGTATTGGGGAGTTTAAAGATGGCTTGTCTATTGGAAAGTGAGACGGTTATTAAATTGGGACTACAGTTTGTAAAGATAAAGATGCACGACGTTATCCGCGACATGGCGACTTGGATTGCTCGCGACCACGGGAAAAAGAACAAGTTGCTAGTGATAGAGAGGGAAGAAGATATGTCCACAAAAGGGATGTCCAAATGGGGGGAAGCAGAGAAAGTATCTCTATGGGGAAAATGGATTTTGAATATCCACCAAGCACCACTTGGGTGTTCCCAGCTCAGAACTTTGATTGTTAGGGAAACTAAAGTGAGTGTCTTGCCAGGAGGATTTTTCGAGTCGATGGCAGCTTGTCTTATGGTCCTTGACCTATCcaacaataataatattacGTCATTCCCTGAAGGGATTTGCAATTTGATTAGCCTACAGTACTTGAACTTGTCACGCACTGGTATCAGAGAGTTGCCCAAGGAAATCAGCAACTTGACTCGTTTACAGTGGTTGCTATTGAACAATACAAGAAAATTCCTCATTTTTAAGGGGGCAATTGCAAGCTTACCGTTGAATGTGTTCAGCAGTTGGGAATCGAGTCTAGAGAATGAagaggaggtggtggaggaACTAGGGCGCATGCAAGGTCTCACCGATTTATCTATCAAGGTGAACAAATCTTCCTCTGCCCTAAAAATATTCCAATCCTTTCAGAGATGCATAAGGAGAGTAGGTATCAAAAATTGCGAGGGCTTGACCCACATCCCAATAAGTCACTCATTAAAAGGGAGCAGCAATTTCTCGCATTTAGAGGTgcttaattttgtcaattgccGTATGCTTGTGAAGATGGAGATTAATCAAGGGATAGGACAAGCGCCCAACTGCTATTGCTTCCCCAGCCTTGTTGAGGTTATTGTCTCCGATTGTGGATTTTGGACTTGTCTTGGCTCGTGCACGCTCCGAAACTCCAGAGCTTGGGGGTCTACGAGTGTGATTCGATGGAGAAAATAA